In Deinococcus aquaedulcis, one DNA window encodes the following:
- the lysS gene encoding lysine--tRNA ligase, with protein sequence MSDVPPAPRLEGLHEQTVSRLNNLDAQVAAGFEAYPYSYARTHHARDVLAAHPGALESGQEWPEEVYALAGRVTLMRHMGKAAFADLNDEHGKIQLHFSKQDTEGFDATKKIDLGDIIGVRGFPFVTKTGQLTLRVTSWQPLVKSLHPLPSKFHGLQDEELRARRRYVDLMVNSESREVYRTRSRMLRFIRHFLDSRDFMEVEGPTLQVVPGGTEARPFKTFHNALGHEFSLRISLELYLKRLLVGGFERVYEIGRNYRNEGIDRTHNPEFTMLEAYFAYGDYNDMMKLVEQLLHDLVVELKGEPKLTYQGKELDFSLPFKRLDFVTALKEQAGLDFDPLDLVKLRQWSDERHPEFRKVPDYKLLDKLGGEYVEPLLQNPTFLTDMPLAISPLVKVHRERAGLAERADLYVAGFELAPIYSELNDALDQRARFEAQTQRREAGDDEAHEQDEDFLLALEYGMPPTAGMGMGMDRLAMLLTDRDSIRDVLLFPLLRPEGTGGEGEKGEAEASDE encoded by the coding sequence ATGTCCGACGTCCCCCCCGCGCCGCGCCTCGAGGGCCTGCACGAGCAGACCGTCAGCCGCCTGAACAACCTGGACGCGCAGGTTGCCGCCGGCTTTGAAGCCTACCCCTACAGCTACGCGCGCACCCACCACGCCCGCGACGTGCTGGCCGCCCACCCCGGCGCACTGGAAAGCGGGCAGGAATGGCCCGAAGAGGTCTACGCCCTGGCTGGCCGCGTGACCCTGATGCGCCACATGGGCAAGGCGGCCTTTGCCGACCTCAACGACGAGCACGGCAAAATCCAGCTGCACTTTTCCAAGCAGGACACGGAGGGCTTTGACGCCACCAAGAAGATTGACCTGGGCGACATTATTGGCGTGCGGGGCTTTCCCTTTGTCACCAAAACGGGGCAGCTGACCCTGCGCGTGACCTCGTGGCAGCCGCTGGTCAAGAGCCTGCATCCCCTGCCCAGCAAGTTCCACGGCCTGCAGGACGAAGAACTGCGTGCCCGGCGCCGCTACGTGGACCTGATGGTGAACAGCGAGAGCCGCGAGGTCTACCGCACGCGCTCACGGATGCTGCGCTTTATTCGCCACTTCCTCGACAGCCGCGACTTCATGGAGGTGGAAGGCCCCACCTTGCAGGTCGTCCCCGGCGGCACCGAGGCCCGGCCGTTCAAGACCTTCCACAACGCCTTGGGCCACGAATTCAGCCTGCGCATCAGCCTGGAGCTGTACCTCAAGCGCCTGCTGGTGGGCGGCTTCGAGCGCGTGTACGAGATTGGCCGCAACTACCGCAACGAAGGCATTGACCGCACCCACAACCCGGAATTCACCATGCTGGAGGCGTATTTCGCCTACGGCGACTACAACGACATGATGAAGCTGGTCGAGCAGCTGTTGCACGACCTTGTGGTGGAACTCAAGGGTGAGCCGAAGCTGACGTACCAGGGCAAGGAACTGGATTTCTCGCTGCCCTTCAAGCGCCTGGACTTTGTGACGGCGCTGAAGGAACAGGCCGGGCTGGATTTTGACCCGCTGGATCTGGTCAAGCTGCGCCAGTGGAGTGACGAACGCCACCCCGAGTTCCGCAAGGTGCCGGACTACAAGCTGCTGGACAAGCTGGGCGGCGAGTACGTGGAGCCGCTGCTGCAAAACCCCACCTTCCTGACCGACATGCCGCTGGCGATCAGCCCGCTGGTGAAGGTGCACCGCGAGCGCGCCGGGCTGGCCGAACGCGCCGACCTGTACGTGGCGGGCTTTGAGCTGGCCCCCATCTACTCCGAGCTGAACGACGCCCTGGACCAGCGCGCCCGCTTTGAGGCCCAGACCCAGAGGCGTGAAGCTGGTGACGACGAGGCCCACGAGCAGGACGAGGACTTCCTGCTGGCCCTGGAATACGGCATGCCCCCCACGGCCGGCATGGGCATGGGCATGGACCGCCTCGCCATGCTGCTCACCGACCGCGATTCCATCCGCGACGTGCTGCTCTTCCCCCTGCTGCGCCCCGAAGGCACGGGCGGGGAAGGGGAGAAGGGCGAGGCTGAAGCCAGCGACGAGTAA
- a CDS encoding carbohydrate ABC transporter permease — protein sequence MTTTLPSHTAPAAAPRKPLRPGRVLMYALLVLAALFFLIPVYLLFATALKSPDAIAEATTWHWPSVLNWGSFRDAWAKIGGNVLNSVFLAVVATLFSALLGSLNGYALSKWKFRGANTLFALMLFGMFIPYQAVLIPLFQFIKSLGLYGSIWGLILAHVVYGLPITTLIFRNFYADVPDALIEAATIDGAGFWQIYGKVIFPISIPGFVVVIIWQFTQVWNEFLFAATLTNTNSQPVTYALSQLAGGQAVSWNLPMAGAILAALPTLLVYILLGRYFVRGLLAGSVKG from the coding sequence ATGACCACCACCCTGCCCTCCCACACCGCCCCGGCGGCGGCTCCCCGCAAACCGCTGCGTCCGGGCCGCGTGCTGATGTACGCCCTGCTGGTGCTGGCCGCCCTGTTTTTCCTGATTCCGGTGTATCTGCTGTTTGCCACGGCCCTGAAAAGCCCGGACGCCATTGCCGAAGCCACCACGTGGCACTGGCCCAGCGTGCTCAACTGGGGCAGCTTCCGCGACGCCTGGGCCAAGATTGGCGGCAACGTGCTCAACAGCGTGTTCCTGGCCGTGGTGGCCACCCTGTTCAGCGCCCTGCTGGGCAGTCTGAACGGCTACGCCCTGAGCAAATGGAAGTTCCGGGGCGCCAACACCCTGTTCGCCCTGATGCTCTTCGGCATGTTCATTCCGTACCAGGCCGTGCTGATTCCGCTGTTCCAGTTCATCAAATCGCTGGGCCTGTACGGCTCTATCTGGGGCCTGATCCTGGCGCATGTGGTGTACGGCCTGCCCATCACCACGCTGATTTTCCGCAACTTCTACGCCGATGTGCCCGACGCCCTGATTGAAGCCGCCACCATTGACGGCGCGGGCTTCTGGCAGATCTACGGCAAGGTGATTTTCCCCATCAGCATTCCGGGCTTTGTGGTGGTGATCATCTGGCAGTTCACGCAGGTGTGGAACGAGTTCCTGTTCGCTGCCACGCTAACAAACACCAATTCGCAGCCCGTGACCTATGCCTTATCGCAGCTGGCGGGGGGGCAGGCGGTCAGCTGGAACCTGCCGATGGCCGGCGCGATTCTGGCCGCGCTGCCCACGCTGCTGGTGTACATCCTGCTGGGCCGGTACTTTGTGCGCGGCCTACTGGCCGGGAGCGTGAAGGGGTAA
- a CDS encoding ROK family transcriptional regulator, giving the protein MLHDDPHSADTLDLAAIRARHTLLLLGLLWNRDLARVDIARDLGLSRSAISSIVTELISVGLVQEVGTRGSSGVGRKATLLNLNTRAAALLAVDLGASHARVDALDLHCRTLATQSVPHDIQAGPRATYALLHDLSHDVLRAARLNPAQVALVGVGIPGPVDHDTGRVVQPPNMPGWDGENVREALRTLLGLEVLVDNDANLGALAEARFGAHRGTQDLIYVKAATGIGAGVLLGGRLHRGTRGGAGEIGHISINEQGPVGRSGNPGSLESYAAAGVLLRLAEERRAAGVPSTLPTPVTLASLLTHANTDPLARAVWEEAGHHLGVAISTALNLFNPAAVVIGGRLSQAGEVLLEAVRASAQSRTMRINADRVRIDLGTLGGDAGVLGAGAMMLDSLFTPRGLPHLYGIARVNQSAHDLAASRAPPGVGPSDPAPTRSHFPPYGGVS; this is encoded by the coding sequence ATGCTGCACGATGACCCCCACAGCGCCGATACCCTGGACCTCGCGGCCATCCGCGCGCGGCACACACTGCTGCTGCTGGGCCTGCTGTGGAACCGTGACTTGGCCCGGGTGGACATTGCCCGGGACCTGGGGCTGTCGCGCAGCGCGATCAGCTCGATTGTCACGGAACTGATCAGCGTGGGGCTGGTGCAGGAGGTGGGGACGCGGGGCAGCAGCGGTGTGGGCCGCAAGGCCACCCTGCTGAACCTGAACACCCGCGCCGCCGCGCTGCTGGCTGTGGACCTGGGCGCCAGCCACGCCCGTGTGGACGCCCTGGACCTCCACTGCCGCACCCTGGCCACCCAGAGCGTGCCGCACGACATTCAGGCCGGGCCGCGCGCCACGTACGCCCTGCTGCACGACCTCAGCCACGATGTGCTGCGGGCCGCGCGCCTGAACCCGGCGCAGGTGGCCCTGGTGGGCGTGGGTATTCCGGGCCCGGTGGACCACGACACGGGCCGGGTGGTGCAGCCGCCCAACATGCCCGGCTGGGACGGCGAGAATGTGCGCGAAGCCCTGCGTACCCTGCTGGGTCTGGAAGTGCTGGTGGACAACGACGCCAACCTGGGCGCGCTGGCCGAGGCCCGCTTTGGCGCACACCGGGGCACCCAGGACCTGATTTACGTGAAGGCCGCCACTGGCATTGGCGCGGGCGTGCTGCTGGGCGGGCGCCTGCACCGGGGCACGCGCGGCGGGGCGGGCGAGATCGGGCACATCAGCATTAACGAGCAGGGGCCGGTGGGGCGCAGCGGGAACCCGGGCAGCCTGGAAAGCTACGCGGCGGCGGGCGTGCTGCTCCGCCTCGCCGAGGAGCGCCGCGCGGCCGGGGTGCCCAGCACGCTGCCCACGCCGGTCACCCTGGCCAGTCTGCTCACGCACGCCAACACCGATCCCCTGGCCCGGGCCGTGTGGGAAGAAGCCGGGCACCATCTGGGCGTGGCGATCAGCACCGCGCTGAACCTCTTTAACCCAGCGGCGGTGGTGATTGGCGGGCGGCTGTCGCAGGCCGGCGAGGTGCTGCTGGAGGCGGTGCGGGCCAGCGCCCAGAGCCGCACCATGCGCATCAACGCCGACCGGGTGCGCATTGACCTGGGCACCTTGGGCGGCGATGCCGGGGTGCTGGGGGCCGGCGCCATGATGCTGGATTCGCTGTTTACCCCGCGCGGCCTGCCGCACCTGTACGGCATTGCCCGGGTCAACCAGAGTGCCCACGACCTGGCCGCCAGCCGCGCGCCGCCCGGCGTGGGCCCCAGCGACCCCGCCCCCACCCGATCTCATTTTCCCCCGTACGGAGGAGTCTCATGA
- a CDS encoding ABC transporter substrate-binding protein: MKKALMIAAALALTTSAAAAGKLEIFSWWSGDEGPALDALIKVYKQRYPSVAVDNATVSGGAGTNAKAVLKTRMLGGTPPDSFQAHAGQELIGTWVVANRMEDLSGLFKSEGWDKAFPKDLVRLISSKGGIWSVPVNVHRSNVMWYNPAKLKAWGVTVPKTWPEFLKTCSTLKAKGVAAPLVVGENWTQQHLWESVAIGTLGAKGWEDLWAGKLKFTDPRVVGVFTTFGKVMDCANKDASGLSWQQASDRVISGQSAFNIMGDWAAGYFTTTKKLAPNTGFGWAPAPGTTKTFVMLADSFGLPKGAKNRAEAMNWLKVLGSKAGQDAFNPLKGSIAARTDSDLSKYNTYSRSAAADWKSNKIVGSLVHGAVAPESFMSAFGTVIDQYVASRNSAGAAAAAQQLAARAGIGK, encoded by the coding sequence ATGAAAAAAGCCCTGATGATCGCCGCCGCCCTCGCCCTGACCACCAGCGCCGCCGCTGCTGGCAAGCTGGAAATCTTCTCGTGGTGGTCCGGTGACGAAGGCCCCGCCCTGGACGCCCTGATCAAGGTGTACAAGCAGCGTTACCCCAGCGTGGCCGTGGACAACGCCACCGTGTCGGGCGGCGCGGGCACCAACGCCAAGGCCGTGCTGAAAACCCGCATGCTGGGCGGCACCCCGCCCGACTCCTTCCAGGCGCACGCCGGCCAGGAACTGATCGGCACCTGGGTGGTGGCCAACCGCATGGAGGACCTCAGCGGGCTCTTTAAATCCGAGGGCTGGGACAAGGCGTTCCCCAAGGACCTCGTGCGCCTGATTTCCAGCAAGGGCGGCATCTGGAGCGTGCCCGTGAACGTGCACCGCAGCAACGTCATGTGGTACAACCCCGCCAAGCTGAAAGCCTGGGGCGTGACCGTGCCCAAGACGTGGCCCGAGTTCCTGAAAACCTGCAGCACGCTGAAGGCCAAGGGCGTCGCCGCGCCGCTGGTGGTGGGTGAAAACTGGACCCAGCAGCACCTGTGGGAATCCGTGGCGATTGGCACCCTGGGCGCCAAGGGCTGGGAAGACCTGTGGGCCGGCAAGCTGAAATTCACCGACCCGCGCGTGGTGGGCGTGTTCACCACCTTCGGCAAGGTCATGGACTGCGCCAACAAGGACGCCTCGGGCCTCAGCTGGCAGCAGGCCAGTGACCGCGTGATCAGCGGCCAGAGTGCCTTTAACATCATGGGCGACTGGGCGGCCGGGTACTTCACTACCACCAAGAAACTGGCCCCCAACACCGGCTTCGGCTGGGCCCCGGCCCCCGGCACCACCAAGACCTTTGTGATGCTGGCCGACTCCTTCGGGCTGCCCAAGGGCGCCAAGAACCGCGCCGAGGCCATGAACTGGCTGAAAGTTCTGGGTTCCAAGGCCGGCCAGGACGCCTTTAACCCCCTCAAGGGCTCCATCGCCGCGCGCACCGACAGCGACCTGAGCAAGTACAACACCTACAGCCGCTCGGCCGCCGCCGACTGGAAGAGCAACAAGATCGTGGGCTCGCTGGTGCACGGCGCCGTGGCCCCCGAGAGCTTCATGAGCGCCTTCGGCACGGTGATTGACCAGTACGTGGCCAGCCGCAACAGCGCGGGCGCGGCCGCCGCCGCCCAGCAACTCGCGGCGCGCGCGGGCATCGGCAAGTAA
- a CDS encoding carbohydrate ABC transporter permease, with amino-acid sequence MKGLSKDRLWSVAVLLPSVLLIAVFVYGFIARSVYVSMTDWGNDPAQALALDPVIRFIGLANYQDLFTGFLQGRFRQELVSTVFFTAFFILGCLGLGLGLALILDRNPRGEGLWRTIFLFPMSLSFIVTGTIWRWMLQPGGGVNQAPTLFGGQPSTFPWLSSTEAIWKFDWNKLPLLTASVVAVVLIVVAVRALRAGDRRRTLVAALCAALLLGWALFVAPNLKLLPAPEPHGFNLALIGIIIAAVWQMSGYTMALYLAGLRGIPEELREAAKVDGAGDLGMYRHVIFPLLAPISLSAMIVLGHISLKIFDLVYAMSGPDNINTSVPALNMYLTSFRQNQFALGAAIGTILLILVAFVIVPYLASQFRGEEGHA; translated from the coding sequence ATGAAAGGCCTGAGTAAAGACCGTCTGTGGTCGGTCGCCGTATTGCTGCCCAGCGTTCTGCTGATCGCGGTGTTTGTGTACGGGTTTATCGCGCGCAGTGTGTACGTCAGCATGACCGACTGGGGCAACGACCCCGCGCAGGCGCTGGCGCTGGACCCGGTGATCCGCTTTATCGGGCTGGCGAACTACCAGGACCTGTTTACCGGCTTTCTGCAGGGCCGTTTCCGGCAGGAACTGGTGAGCACGGTGTTTTTCACCGCCTTTTTCATCCTGGGCTGCCTGGGCCTGGGGCTGGGGCTGGCGCTGATCCTGGACCGCAACCCCCGGGGCGAGGGGCTGTGGCGCACCATCTTCCTGTTTCCCATGAGCCTGTCGTTTATCGTGACCGGCACCATCTGGCGCTGGATGCTGCAGCCCGGCGGCGGCGTGAACCAGGCCCCCACCCTGTTTGGTGGTCAACCCAGCACCTTTCCCTGGCTCAGCAGCACCGAGGCGATCTGGAAGTTCGACTGGAACAAGCTGCCGCTGCTGACCGCCAGTGTGGTGGCCGTGGTGCTGATCGTGGTGGCGGTGCGCGCCCTGCGCGCCGGGGACCGCCGCCGCACGCTGGTGGCCGCCCTGTGCGCCGCGCTGCTGCTGGGCTGGGCCCTGTTCGTGGCGCCCAACCTGAAACTGCTGCCCGCACCGGAGCCCCACGGCTTCAACCTCGCCCTGATCGGCATCATCATCGCCGCTGTGTGGCAGATGAGCGGCTACACGATGGCGCTGTATCTGGCCGGCCTGCGCGGCATTCCCGAAGAACTGCGCGAAGCCGCCAAGGTGGACGGCGCCGGTGACCTGGGCATGTACCGCCACGTCATTTTCCCGCTGCTGGCGCCCATCAGCCTGTCCGCCATGATCGTGCTGGGGCACATCAGTCTGAAGATTTTTGACCTCGTGTACGCCATGTCGGGGCCCGACAACATCAACACCAGTGTGCCGGCCCTGAACATGTACCTCACCAGTTTCCGCCAGAACCAGTTCGCCCTGGGCGCGGCAATTGGCACCATCCTGCTGATTCTGGTGGCGTTCGTGATCGTGCCGTATCTGGCCTCGCAGTTCCGGGGCGAGGAGGGACACGCGTGA
- a CDS encoding ATP-binding protein → MTIPEPPPVFVVTAEPARAQALRPLLPRANVRHISDAETLLREAHVTPPDVALLYTDTPGVPLHQVLPMLRQRAELAGTYWLAVGSRGLGEMLGAGVDALISEATPPQAMAVQVQTLLARAQQHRDAQARVGSLQHRLDTWEHEERVRDQLVHMLVHDLKNPIAAVMGLLEIVQEDPRVPEDNRDLLKVARDETQHLLHLAVNMLDVRKIQAGKMNLRRELMFTPMFREVVELACGDVGSGLRDRHLRVDVEQDLSPASADPEILRRVLANLISNALKHTMTGGLITVAVRGLGDSVQVTVRDDGEGIPEDDIPNLFAAFEQSRLTLHGRFDTGMGLAFCKLAVEEHGGKIWVESVRGQGATFFFTLPLAADNEDDDFAELV, encoded by the coding sequence ATGACGATTCCCGAACCCCCACCCGTGTTCGTTGTGACGGCGGAACCGGCGCGGGCGCAGGCCTTGCGGCCACTGCTGCCCCGTGCCAACGTCCGCCATATCAGCGACGCCGAAACGCTGCTGCGTGAAGCGCATGTCACCCCCCCCGATGTCGCGCTGCTGTACACCGATACGCCCGGCGTGCCGCTGCACCAGGTGCTGCCCATGCTGCGCCAGCGCGCCGAACTGGCCGGCACCTACTGGCTGGCGGTGGGCTCGCGCGGGCTGGGCGAGATGCTGGGCGCGGGGGTGGACGCCCTGATCAGTGAAGCCACCCCGCCCCAGGCGATGGCGGTGCAGGTGCAGACCCTGCTGGCCCGCGCGCAGCAGCACCGCGACGCCCAGGCGCGCGTGGGCTCGCTGCAGCACCGTCTGGACACCTGGGAGCACGAGGAACGGGTGCGCGACCAGCTGGTGCACATGCTGGTGCATGACCTGAAAAACCCCATCGCTGCGGTGATGGGCCTGCTGGAAATCGTGCAGGAAGACCCCCGGGTGCCCGAAGACAACCGCGACCTGCTGAAAGTGGCCCGCGACGAAACCCAGCACCTGCTGCACCTCGCCGTGAACATGCTGGACGTGCGCAAGATCCAGGCGGGCAAGATGAACCTGCGCCGGGAGCTGATGTTCACCCCCATGTTCCGCGAGGTGGTGGAACTGGCCTGCGGCGACGTGGGCAGCGGCCTGCGTGACCGCCACCTGCGCGTGGACGTGGAACAGGACCTGAGCCCTGCCAGCGCTGACCCCGAGATTCTGCGCCGCGTGCTGGCCAACCTGATCAGCAACGCGCTGAAACACACCATGACGGGCGGTCTGATCACGGTGGCGGTGCGCGGCCTGGGCGACAGCGTCCAGGTCACCGTGCGCGACGACGGCGAGGGCATTCCCGAAGACGACATTCCCAACCTCTTCGCCGCCTTCGAGCAGTCCCGCCTGACCCTGCACGGCCGCTTTGACACTGGCATGGGGCTGGCCTTCTGCAAGCTGGCCGTGGAAGAGCATGGCGGCAAGATCTGGGTGGAATCGGTGCGCGGCCAGGGGGCCACCTTCTTCTTCACCCTGCCCCTCGCCGCCGACAACGAAGACGACGATTTTGCCGAACTGGTGTAG